Proteins co-encoded in one Roseimicrobium gellanilyticum genomic window:
- a CDS encoding GxxExxY protein: MLESVFWPMSYQLSGLNRLSKAIIGSAIEVHREMGPGLLESIYERCLHAELSRRGLRVESQVQLPLTYKGEVLNKALILDLVVEDSIILELKAVEVILPVHSAQLLSYLRLTGKPMGLLLNFCVPVMSKGIVRRLNDRVQLIRS, translated from the coding sequence ATGCTGGAATCAGTTTTTTGGCCGATGTCCTATCAACTATCTGGCCTGAATCGACTTTCCAAAGCAATCATCGGATCGGCGATTGAGGTACATCGGGAAATGGGGCCGGGCCTGCTGGAATCCATCTACGAACGGTGTTTGCATGCTGAGCTATCCAGACGAGGCCTACGCGTTGAATCCCAAGTCCAATTGCCACTCACCTACAAGGGAGAAGTGCTCAACAAAGCGTTAATCCTGGATCTTGTGGTCGAGGATTCCATCATACTGGAACTGAAGGCGGTCGAAGTGATCCTGCCGGTGCATTCGGCGCAGCTTCTCTCCTACCTTCGCCTCACAGGAAAACCGATGGGGCTGCTCCTCAACTTTTGTGTGCCGGTCATGTCGAAGGGCATCGTCCGGAGACTCAATGACCGTGTACAGCTCATCAGAAGCTGA
- a CDS encoding AAA family ATPase, with protein MDSEANLPPPHPQASVTIEDIHAASAWVQPLRSEIARVLVGQTELVDRLLIALLTNGHVLLEGVPGLAKTLTVRTLANCLHARFQRIQFTPDLLPADVVGTMVFNPREGTFSPRLGPVFANLVLADEINRAPAKVQSALLEAMQERQVTIGVDTYTLPNPFVVLATQNPIDQEGTYTLPEAQLDRFLLKVRVDYPTPEEERLVLDRMATSRPNLEVEPVIAIQQIANSRSLVNDIHMDDKVKDYIVSIIHASRHPEGVTAHLRNLIRCGASPRGTINLALASKANAFLQSRDYVTPNDVKALAPDILRHRILLSYEAEAEGVTTDDIVRQLLDKLPVP; from the coding sequence ATGGATTCCGAAGCAAACCTCCCGCCCCCCCATCCCCAGGCATCCGTTACTATTGAGGATATTCACGCCGCTTCCGCCTGGGTGCAGCCGCTCCGTTCAGAAATCGCCCGGGTGCTCGTCGGCCAGACAGAACTCGTGGACCGCCTGCTCATCGCGCTGCTGACGAATGGCCACGTGCTGCTGGAGGGCGTGCCCGGCCTTGCCAAGACGCTCACGGTGCGCACGCTGGCGAACTGCCTCCACGCGCGCTTCCAGCGCATCCAGTTCACCCCGGACCTGCTGCCGGCCGACGTGGTGGGCACCATGGTCTTCAATCCGCGTGAAGGTACCTTCAGCCCGCGACTGGGCCCGGTGTTCGCGAACCTCGTGCTGGCGGATGAAATCAACCGTGCCCCGGCCAAGGTGCAGAGCGCCCTGCTGGAGGCCATGCAGGAGCGGCAGGTCACCATCGGCGTGGACACGTACACGCTGCCGAATCCTTTCGTCGTCCTCGCCACGCAGAACCCCATCGACCAGGAGGGTACCTACACCTTGCCGGAAGCACAGCTCGACCGCTTCCTGCTGAAGGTGCGTGTGGACTACCCCACCCCGGAGGAGGAGCGCCTGGTGCTGGACCGCATGGCCACCTCCCGCCCGAACCTCGAGGTGGAGCCCGTGATTGCCATCCAGCAGATCGCGAACAGCCGCTCGCTGGTGAATGACATCCACATGGATGACAAGGTGAAGGACTACATCGTGAGCATCATCCATGCGTCACGTCATCCCGAGGGCGTGACGGCGCATCTGCGGAATCTCATCCGCTGCGGTGCATCCCCGCGCGGCACCATCAATCTCGCACTGGCATCGAAGGCCAACGCCTTCCTGCAGAGCCGCGACTACGTGACGCCGAATGATGTGAAGGCCCTCGCGCCGGACATCCTGCGCCACCGCATCCTTCTGAGCTATGAAGCGGAAGCGGAAGGGGTGACCACCGATGACATTGTGCGGCAGTTGCTGGACAAGCTGCCCGTGCCGTGA